Proteins encoded within one genomic window of Prauserella marina:
- the sufU gene encoding Fe-S cluster assembly sulfur transfer protein SufU, producing the protein MNLESMYQEIILDHYKNPHGRGLREPFDAESFQVNPTCGDEVTLRLKVDDGKVTDVSYEGQGCSISQASVSVMTDLVTGHGVDEALGTMDAFVELMQGRGQVEPDEDVLEDGVAFAGVAKYPARVKCALLGWMAFKDALARTSAEQADAVASAGSADRDDKVK; encoded by the coding sequence ATGAACCTGGAGAGCATGTACCAGGAGATCATCCTGGACCACTACAAGAACCCGCACGGCCGAGGTCTGCGGGAACCGTTCGACGCCGAGTCGTTCCAGGTCAACCCGACCTGTGGTGACGAGGTGACGTTGCGGCTCAAGGTCGACGACGGCAAGGTCACCGACGTGTCCTACGAGGGGCAGGGCTGCTCGATCAGCCAGGCTTCCGTTTCGGTGATGACGGATCTGGTGACCGGGCACGGCGTCGACGAGGCGCTGGGCACCATGGATGCCTTCGTCGAGCTGATGCAGGGCAGAGGGCAGGTCGAACCGGACGAGGACGTGCTGGAGGACGGCGTCGCGTTCGCCGGTGTCGCGAAGTACCCTGCCAGGGTCAAGTGCGCGTTGCTCGGCTGGATGGCGTTCAAGGACGCGCTGGCCAGGACGTCCGCCGAACAGGCGGACGCCGTGGCGTCGGCGGGTTCGGCGGACCGTGACGACAAGGTGAAGTGA
- a CDS encoding cysteine desulfurase — MSTTAESAELLPLDVTAVRADFPILSRTVRDGKPLVYLDSGATSQRPAPVLDAERRFLETSNAAVHRGAHQLAEEATDAYEAARATIADFVGATPGELVFTKNATEGINLVAYAMSNAATAGEAARRFSVGPGDEIVVTEMEHHANLVPWQQLCQRTGATLRWFGVTEQGRLDLSSIDELINERTKVVAFAHQSNVLGTVNPVETLTRKAHEVGALVVLDACQSVPHFPVNFTELGVDFAVFSGHKMLAPSGIGVLYGRRELLEAMPPFLTGGSMIELVRMEGSTFAPPPQRFEAGVPMTSQAVGLGAAVDYLGAIGMDRVAAHEHLLAEHALAGIREIPGVRVIGPDNTVDRGATVSFVIDGVHPHDAGQVLDSLGIAVRVGHHCAWPLHRACEIPATVRASFYLYNTLSEVDALLAGIREAQRFFGVTPGEAGA, encoded by the coding sequence ATGAGCACGACAGCCGAGTCCGCCGAGCTACTGCCTCTGGATGTCACGGCGGTGCGCGCCGACTTCCCCATTCTGTCGCGCACGGTCCGCGACGGGAAACCGTTGGTGTACCTGGATTCGGGGGCGACCTCACAGCGCCCCGCCCCGGTGCTCGACGCGGAGCGGAGGTTCCTTGAGACCTCCAACGCCGCCGTGCACCGGGGTGCGCACCAACTCGCCGAGGAAGCCACCGACGCCTACGAGGCGGCGAGGGCCACGATCGCCGATTTCGTCGGCGCTACCCCCGGCGAGCTGGTGTTCACCAAGAACGCGACGGAGGGCATCAACCTCGTCGCCTACGCGATGAGCAACGCGGCGACGGCGGGCGAGGCCGCGCGGCGGTTTTCCGTCGGCCCCGGTGACGAGATCGTCGTCACCGAGATGGAGCACCACGCGAATCTCGTTCCGTGGCAACAGTTGTGCCAGCGGACCGGCGCTACCCTGCGCTGGTTCGGGGTGACCGAACAGGGACGGCTCGATCTCTCCTCGATCGACGAGCTGATCAACGAGCGGACCAAGGTCGTCGCGTTCGCCCACCAGTCCAATGTGCTCGGCACCGTGAACCCGGTGGAGACGCTGACCCGCAAGGCACATGAGGTCGGCGCGCTCGTCGTGCTGGACGCCTGCCAGTCAGTGCCGCACTTCCCCGTGAACTTCACCGAACTCGGTGTCGACTTCGCGGTGTTCTCGGGACACAAGATGCTCGCTCCTTCGGGCATCGGCGTGTTGTACGGGCGCCGCGAACTGCTTGAGGCCATGCCGCCGTTCCTCACCGGCGGGTCGATGATCGAACTGGTACGGATGGAGGGCTCGACCTTCGCGCCGCCTCCGCAGCGGTTCGAGGCCGGTGTCCCGATGACCTCCCAAGCCGTCGGGCTCGGTGCCGCCGTGGACTACCTCGGCGCGATCGGCATGGACCGCGTCGCGGCTCACGAGCACCTGCTCGCCGAGCACGCGCTCGCCGGGATCAGGGAGATCCCAGGGGTGCGCGTGATCGGGCCGGACAACACGGTGGATCGCGGAGCGACCGTGTCGTTCGTCATCGACGGTGTGCACCCGCACGACGCGGGCCAGGTGCTGGACAGTCTCGGCATCGCGGTGCGCGTCGGCCACCACTGCGCGTGGCCGTTGCACAGGGCATGCGAGATTCCGGCGACGGTGCGCGCCTCGTTCTATCTCTACAACACACTGTCCGAAGTGGACGCTCTGTTGGCCGGGATTCGTGAGGCGCAACGGTTCTTCGGGGTCACTCCCGGTGAGGCGGGAGCATGA
- the sufC gene encoding Fe-S cluster assembly ATPase SufC yields MALLEIKDLHADVVTDEGNKEILKGVNLTIRSGETHAIMGPNGSGKSTLSYAIAGHPKYEVTSGEVLLDGENVLDMTVDERARAGLFLAMQYPVEVPGVSMSNFLRSAATAVRGEAPKLRHWVKEVKEEMGKLDIASEFAERSVNEGFSGGEKKRHEILQLALLKPKIAILDETDSGLDVDALRVVSEAVNEFKKSNDVGVMLITHYTRILKHIHPDFVHVFAGGRIVESGGKELADELEENGYVKYTDKAEAAV; encoded by the coding sequence ATGGCACTACTGGAGATCAAGGATCTGCACGCCGACGTCGTCACCGACGAGGGCAACAAGGAGATCCTCAAGGGCGTCAACCTGACGATCCGCTCTGGCGAGACCCACGCGATCATGGGTCCCAACGGTTCGGGCAAGTCGACGTTGTCCTACGCCATCGCCGGTCACCCCAAGTACGAGGTGACCTCGGGCGAGGTGCTGCTGGACGGCGAGAACGTGCTCGACATGACCGTCGACGAGCGGGCGCGCGCGGGACTTTTCCTCGCGATGCAGTACCCGGTCGAGGTCCCCGGCGTTTCGATGTCCAACTTCCTGCGTTCCGCGGCGACCGCCGTCCGCGGTGAGGCCCCCAAGCTGCGGCACTGGGTCAAAGAGGTCAAGGAAGAGATGGGCAAGCTGGACATCGCGTCCGAGTTCGCCGAGCGCAGTGTGAACGAGGGCTTCTCGGGTGGCGAGAAGAAGCGGCACGAGATCCTACAGCTCGCGCTGCTCAAGCCGAAGATCGCGATCCTCGACGAGACCGACTCCGGCCTCGATGTCGACGCGCTGCGGGTCGTCTCGGAAGCCGTCAACGAGTTCAAGAAGAGCAACGACGTCGGCGTCATGCTGATCACGCACTACACGCGCATCCTCAAGCACATCCACCCCGATTTCGTGCACGTGTTCGCGGGTGGCCGGATCGTCGAGTCGGGCGGCAAGGAGCTCGCCGACGAGCTGGAGGAGAACGGCTACGTGAAGTACACCGACAAGGCAGAAGCGGCAGTCTGA
- the sufD gene encoding Fe-S cluster assembly protein SufD has protein sequence MAVTEKDTPAGAASVASAAEAVVPAASRAERFSGFDVEAFEVPSGREENWRFTPMKRLRGLHDGSAVATGELKVDADAAPEVRVETVARDDSRLGEAGVPSDRVAAQAYSSFGTATVVTVPKETVASKPTVIRLTGPGEGNTAYGHVQVRAEAFSKATVVLDHIGSGTYADNVEFVMGDGAQLTVLSVQDWADDAVHVSEQHLRLGRDAKLKHFVITLGGDLVRVSPTATFADTGGDVEMLGLHFADVGQHQEHRLFVDHAVPHCKSNVVYKGALQGEGAHSVWIGDVLIRAAAEATETFELNRNLVLTTGARADSVPNLEIETGEITGAGHASATGRFDDEQLFYLQSRGIAEEQARRLVVRGFFHEILMKIEVPEVRERLETAIEEELQAVGV, from the coding sequence ATGGCGGTGACGGAAAAGGACACACCCGCGGGCGCGGCCAGCGTCGCGAGCGCGGCGGAGGCCGTCGTGCCGGCGGCGTCGAGGGCCGAGCGGTTCTCCGGGTTCGACGTCGAGGCCTTCGAGGTCCCGAGCGGACGCGAGGAGAACTGGCGGTTCACGCCGATGAAGCGGCTGCGGGGCCTGCACGACGGCTCCGCGGTCGCGACAGGCGAGCTGAAGGTCGACGCGGACGCCGCGCCGGAAGTGCGGGTGGAGACCGTCGCCAGGGACGACTCCCGGCTCGGCGAAGCCGGTGTCCCCAGTGACAGGGTCGCCGCGCAGGCGTACTCCTCCTTCGGCACGGCCACCGTGGTGACCGTGCCGAAGGAGACCGTCGCCTCCAAGCCGACGGTCATCCGGCTGACCGGTCCGGGCGAGGGCAACACCGCCTACGGCCACGTGCAGGTGCGGGCCGAGGCGTTCTCCAAGGCCACCGTCGTGCTCGACCACATCGGCTCCGGCACCTACGCCGACAACGTCGAGTTCGTCATGGGCGACGGCGCGCAGCTCACCGTGCTCAGCGTGCAGGACTGGGCCGACGACGCCGTGCACGTCTCCGAGCAGCACCTGCGGCTCGGCCGCGACGCGAAGCTCAAGCACTTCGTGATCACGCTCGGCGGTGACCTCGTGCGGGTCAGCCCCACCGCGACGTTCGCCGACACCGGAGGCGACGTCGAAATGCTCGGCCTGCACTTCGCCGACGTCGGCCAGCATCAGGAACACCGCCTTTTCGTCGACCACGCGGTGCCGCACTGCAAGTCCAACGTCGTGTACAAGGGCGCGTTGCAAGGCGAAGGCGCCCACTCGGTGTGGATCGGCGACGTGCTCATCAGGGCCGCCGCCGAGGCGACCGAGACGTTCGAGCTGAACCGCAACCTCGTGCTCACCACGGGCGCGCGTGCCGACTCGGTGCCCAACCTGGAGATCGAGACCGGCGAGATCACCGGCGCCGGGCACGCGAGCGCGACGGGAAGGTTCGACGACGAGCAGTTGTTCTACCTGCAGTCGCGCGGAATCGCGGAGGAGCAGGCGCGCAGGCTCGTTGTGCGCGGCTTCTTCCACGAGATCCTGATGAAGATCGAGGTCCCCGAGGTGCGGGAGCGCCTTGAGACAGCGATCGAGGAAGAGCTCCAGGCCGTCGGCGTCTGA
- the sufB gene encoding Fe-S cluster assembly protein SufB yields the protein MTAAAEQRDSTTAPLSQEETIDSLGNYAFGWADPDTAGASARRGLNEDVVTDISSKKSEPDWMRDARLKALKLFERKPMPNWGADLSGIDFDNIKYFVRSTEKQATSWDELPADIKNTYDKLGIPEAEKQRLIAGVAAQYESEVVYHQIREDLEQQGVLFLDTDTALREHPELFKEYFGSVIPAGDNKFSALNTAVWSGGSFIYVPPGVHVDIPLQAYFRINTENMGQFERTLIIVDEGAYVHYVEGCTAPIYKSDSLHSAVVEIIVKKGGRCRYTTIQNWSNNVYNLVTKRAKAEEGATMEWIDGNIGSKVTMKYPSVFLMGEHAKGEVLSVAFAGEGQHQDAGAKMEHLAPHTSSTIVSKSVARGGGRTSYRGLVKVAKRAHHSRSTVKCDALLVDTISRSDTYPYVDIRNDDVSMGHEATVSKVSEDQLFYLMSRGLTEDEAMAMVVRGFVEPIARELPMEYALELNRLIELQMEGAVG from the coding sequence ATGACTGCCGCTGCCGAGCAGCGCGATTCCACCACGGCCCCGCTCAGCCAAGAAGAGACAATCGACTCCCTTGGCAACTATGCCTTTGGCTGGGCGGACCCGGACACCGCGGGCGCGAGCGCGCGCCGCGGACTCAACGAGGACGTCGTCACCGACATCTCCTCGAAGAAGTCCGAGCCGGACTGGATGCGCGACGCGCGACTGAAAGCGCTCAAACTGTTCGAACGCAAGCCCATGCCCAACTGGGGTGCGGACCTGTCGGGGATCGACTTCGACAACATCAAGTACTTCGTGCGCTCCACGGAGAAGCAGGCCACGAGCTGGGACGAGCTGCCTGCCGACATCAAGAACACCTACGACAAGCTGGGCATCCCCGAGGCGGAGAAGCAGCGCCTCATCGCCGGTGTCGCCGCGCAGTACGAGTCCGAGGTGGTCTACCACCAGATCCGTGAGGATCTTGAGCAGCAGGGCGTGCTGTTCCTCGACACCGACACCGCGCTGCGGGAGCACCCTGAGCTGTTCAAGGAGTACTTCGGCTCGGTCATCCCCGCCGGTGACAACAAGTTCTCCGCGCTGAACACCGCGGTGTGGTCGGGTGGCTCCTTCATCTACGTGCCGCCGGGCGTGCACGTCGACATCCCGCTACAGGCCTACTTCCGGATCAACACCGAGAACATGGGCCAGTTCGAGCGGACGCTGATCATCGTCGACGAGGGTGCCTACGTGCACTACGTCGAAGGCTGCACGGCACCGATCTACAAGTCGGACTCGCTGCACTCGGCCGTCGTGGAGATCATCGTGAAGAAGGGCGGCCGTTGCCGCTACACGACGATCCAGAACTGGTCGAACAACGTCTACAACCTGGTCACCAAGCGCGCCAAGGCCGAAGAGGGCGCGACCATGGAGTGGATCGACGGCAACATCGGCTCCAAGGTCACCATGAAGTACCCGTCGGTGTTTCTGATGGGCGAGCACGCGAAGGGCGAGGTTCTGTCCGTCGCGTTCGCCGGTGAGGGCCAGCACCAGGACGCGGGTGCCAAGATGGAGCACCTCGCCCCGCACACCTCCTCGACGATCGTGTCGAAGTCGGTGGCGCGCGGCGGTGGCCGTACCTCGTACCGCGGTCTGGTGAAGGTCGCCAAGCGGGCGCACCACTCGCGGTCGACGGTCAAGTGCGACGCGCTGCTCGTGGACACCATTTCGCGTTCGGACACCTACCCCTACGTCGACATCCGCAACGACGACGTCTCGATGGGGCACGAGGCGACCGTGTCGAAGGTGAGCGAGGACCAGCTCTTCTACCTGATGTCCCGTGGGCTCACCGAAGACGAGGCCATGGCCATGGTGGTACGCGGGTTCGTCGAGCCCATCGCGCGCGAGTTGCCGATGGAGTACGCGCTCGAACTGAACCGCCTGATCGAACTGCAGATGGAAGGAGCCGTCGGCTGA
- a CDS encoding helix-turn-helix transcriptional regulator, producing the protein MKKQDSFDQHGGAQPPAAGAVPVQVTAEGRTRSEVARLLLEQGPMSAVAVAEQLGISPTAVRRHLDVLLADNEAETREAPRRGPRGRGRPAKLFLLTEQGRARFGHAYDDLAVAAVRFLAEHAGEDAVRAFAERRVAALVEPYQEAVTREGEPASRAGALAAALTREGYAASTRQVGAGEQLCQHHCPVAHVAAVFPQLCEAETEAFARLLGTHVQRLATIARGDAACTTHVPIDQMGIEARTPDGGTTA; encoded by the coding sequence GTGAAAAAGCAGGACTCCTTCGACCAGCACGGTGGCGCGCAGCCGCCCGCTGCCGGAGCTGTTCCTGTCCAGGTGACGGCCGAAGGCAGGACCAGGAGTGAAGTCGCGAGACTGCTGCTGGAACAGGGGCCGATGTCGGCCGTGGCCGTCGCCGAACAACTCGGCATCAGCCCGACGGCTGTGCGTCGCCATCTCGACGTGCTGCTCGCCGACAACGAAGCGGAGACAAGGGAAGCTCCGCGTCGCGGTCCACGGGGCAGGGGACGGCCTGCCAAGCTCTTCCTGCTCACCGAGCAGGGCAGGGCGAGGTTCGGCCACGCATACGACGATCTCGCGGTCGCCGCGGTCCGGTTCCTCGCCGAGCACGCGGGCGAGGATGCGGTGAGGGCGTTCGCGGAGCGCCGCGTCGCGGCACTCGTCGAGCCTTACCAGGAGGCGGTGACCCGTGAAGGGGAGCCGGCTTCGCGAGCCGGGGCCCTGGCCGCGGCTTTGACCAGGGAGGGTTACGCTGCGTCGACCCGTCAGGTCGGCGCGGGCGAGCAACTCTGCCAGCACCACTGCCCGGTGGCCCACGTCGCTGCTGTGTTCCCGCAGCTCTGCGAGGCGGAGACCGAGGCATTCGCCAGGCTGCTCGGAACACACGTGCAGCGACTGGCGACCATCGCACGCGGTGACGCCGCGTGCACAACGCACGTACCCATTGATCAGATGGGTATCGAAGCAAGAACTCCGGATGGAGGGACGACCGCATGA
- the mptB gene encoding polyprenol phosphomannose-dependent alpha 1,6 mannosyltransferase MptB, producing the protein MEAVPLTRSPAHPGDVEPLSGEETRALNVVRRLGTVGALLLAFGSLGAGAAPILNPVLDIPVLRLFARIPTVSLAIAFAGMGMMVIAWLLLGRFARPGRQRLASQGQLHRTLAMWIAPLLLIPPMFSRDVYSYLAQSEIVVRGMDPYSMGPAQALGVADPLTAGVSNMWRDTPAPYGPLFLEFGSWISGTTGNNVAMGVLLMRLLALVGLALVVWALPRLAQRFGVQPSTALWLGAVNPLVLFHLVAGAHNEALGIGLMLAGLELGIRRLPMRVKGDAPPPLAKGELAFLALGAVLIALAAMIKIHAIVALGFFGVMIARRWYGKLTDLLWAALTMLLIMGAVAVAVAFGTGLGFGWIGTLGTPGMVWSWISPIAELGQVGGILGIVLGLGNHTGSVIAILGMLGYAVAGAITVKFLWDSFRWRYRPIIGLGVSLGAFMMLHVAMQPWWLLWAVIPLAASAGTSRFRAVATVVSAVLAMLIPPTGSTFDGRSFIQHQAYLAGAIVVALALFVIWRTAPMLLRRDMTVTPSPK; encoded by the coding sequence GTGGAGGCCGTTCCGCTCACGCGCTCACCCGCCCACCCCGGTGACGTCGAGCCGCTGAGCGGCGAGGAGACCAGGGCACTCAACGTCGTGCGCAGACTGGGGACGGTCGGCGCGCTGCTGCTGGCCTTCGGCTCGCTCGGCGCGGGCGCGGCGCCGATCCTCAACCCGGTGCTCGACATCCCCGTGCTGCGGCTGTTCGCGCGCATCCCGACCGTCTCGCTCGCGATCGCCTTCGCGGGCATGGGCATGATGGTGATCGCCTGGCTGCTGCTCGGCAGATTCGCCAGACCGGGAAGACAGCGACTGGCCAGCCAGGGCCAGCTGCACCGCACGCTCGCGATGTGGATCGCGCCGCTGCTGCTCATCCCGCCGATGTTCTCCCGCGACGTCTACAGCTACCTCGCGCAGAGCGAGATCGTCGTGCGCGGCATGGACCCCTATTCGATGGGGCCAGCGCAGGCGCTCGGGGTCGCCGATCCGCTCACCGCCGGTGTCTCGAACATGTGGCGGGACACACCCGCGCCCTACGGCCCGCTCTTCCTTGAGTTCGGGAGCTGGATCTCGGGCACGACCGGCAACAACGTCGCCATGGGCGTCCTGCTGATGCGCCTGCTCGCGCTCGTCGGCCTCGCGCTCGTGGTGTGGGCGCTGCCGAGGCTGGCCCAGCGCTTCGGCGTGCAGCCGAGCACCGCGCTGTGGCTCGGCGCGGTCAACCCGCTCGTGCTCTTCCACCTCGTCGCGGGTGCGCACAACGAGGCACTCGGCATCGGCCTGATGCTGGCGGGGCTCGAACTCGGCATCAGAAGACTCCCGATGCGAGTCAAGGGCGACGCTCCCCCGCCGCTTGCCAAGGGGGAACTGGCCTTCCTCGCGCTCGGCGCCGTGCTCATCGCGCTCGCGGCCATGATCAAGATCCACGCGATCGTCGCGCTCGGCTTCTTCGGCGTGATGATCGCGAGACGCTGGTACGGCAAGCTCACCGACCTGTTGTGGGCGGCACTGACCATGCTCCTGATCATGGGTGCCGTCGCCGTCGCCGTTGCCTTCGGCACCGGGCTCGGCTTCGGCTGGATCGGCACGCTCGGCACGCCGGGCATGGTCTGGAGCTGGATCTCGCCCATCGCCGAACTCGGTCAGGTCGGCGGCATTCTCGGCATCGTGCTGGGACTCGGCAACCACACCGGTTCGGTGATCGCCATCCTCGGCATGCTCGGTTACGCCGTCGCGGGCGCGATCACCGTCAAGTTCCTGTGGGACAGCTTCCGCTGGCGGTACCGGCCCATCATCGGGCTCGGGGTGTCGCTCGGCGCCTTCATGATGCTGCACGTCGCGATGCAGCCGTGGTGGCTGCTGTGGGCGGTCATCCCACTCGCCGCATCGGCGGGGACCTCGCGGTTCCGGGCGGTCGCCACAGTGGTCAGCGCGGTGCTCGCGATGCTCATCCCGCCGACGGGCAGCACGTTCGACGGACGCTCCTTCATCCAGCACCAGGCATACCTCGCCGGCGCGATCGTGGTCGCGCTCGCCCTGTTCGTCATCTGGCGTACGGCTCCCATGCTGCTGCGCAGGGACATGACAGTGACGCCCTCGCCGAAGTGA
- a CDS encoding ABC transporter ATP-binding protein produces MSAAAVEITGLVKRFGSTTAVDGLDLKMARGSLLALLGPNGAGKTTTVEICEGFLRPDTGTVRVLGLDPVSDSASLRPRIGVMPQGGGAYPGVRAEEMLRLVASCSANPLDPAWLLDVLGLQSARRTPFKRLSGGQQQRLSLACALVGRPELVFLDEPTAGMDPQARRLVWELLGALRSDGVSVLLTTHLMEEAESLADDVVIVDGGRLVAQGAPSALTAEHAEDAQLRFRARAGLNTDLLASALPEGYLVRESTPGAYRVCGVVDPQVVSTVTAWCAQQGVLAEELHVGRRDLEEVFLELTGKELRA; encoded by the coding sequence GTGAGTGCAGCAGCCGTCGAGATCACCGGGCTGGTGAAGCGCTTCGGATCAACGACCGCCGTCGATGGCCTCGACCTCAAGATGGCCCGAGGCAGCCTGCTTGCCCTGCTCGGCCCCAACGGCGCGGGAAAGACCACCACGGTCGAGATCTGCGAAGGCTTCCTCCGGCCCGACACCGGCACGGTCAGGGTCCTCGGTCTCGACCCGGTCAGTGACAGTGCCTCGCTGCGGCCGAGGATCGGCGTGATGCCACAGGGCGGCGGCGCCTACCCCGGTGTGCGGGCCGAGGAGATGCTGCGGCTGGTCGCCTCGTGTTCGGCCAACCCGCTCGACCCCGCCTGGCTGCTGGACGTACTGGGGCTCCAGTCGGCGAGGCGCACCCCGTTCAAACGGCTCTCCGGCGGGCAGCAACAACGACTCTCACTGGCCTGCGCGCTCGTCGGCAGGCCGGAACTGGTGTTCCTCGACGAACCGACGGCCGGGATGGACCCGCAGGCGCGGCGGCTCGTGTGGGAACTGCTCGGTGCCCTGCGCTCTGACGGAGTCAGCGTGCTGCTCACCACACATCTCATGGAGGAAGCCGAATCGCTTGCCGACGACGTCGTCATCGTCGACGGCGGCAGGCTCGTCGCCCAGGGAGCGCCGAGCGCGCTCACCGCGGAGCACGCGGAGGACGCCCAGCTCCGGTTCCGCGCGAGGGCCGGACTGAACACGGATCTGCTCGCCTCCGCGCTGCCGGAGGGATACCTGGTGCGGGAATCCACCCCCGGCGCCTACCGCGTGTGCGGCGTCGTCGACCCGCAGGTGGTCTCCACGGTCACCGCGTGGTGCGCGCAGCAGGGCGTGCTGGCCGAGGAACTGCACGTCGGAAGACGCGACCTCGAAGAGGTCTTCCTGGAACTCACCGGCAAGGAGCTGCGGGCGTGA
- a CDS encoding ABC transporter permease produces the protein MLLTHARIETRLTLRHGEQILLTLLIPLVLLVGLSLLDILPTGDIGDMSKVDWVTPRIFALAVMSSAFTGQAIALGFDRRYGVLKRLSATALPRWLLVAGRLVAALVIVALQVLVLGTVAALLGWTPSGAGIAFAIVFLLAGTLAFGALGVLLGGSLRAEAVLALANIVWFVLLLAGGILMAPATLPGVLGDIVVLLPSGALAEGLRAALTEGTLLWGPVVTLIAWAAVAGAIATRTTKLT, from the coding sequence ATGCTGCTGACCCACGCCAGGATCGAGACGAGACTCACCCTCAGGCACGGCGAGCAGATCCTGCTGACGCTGCTCATTCCCCTCGTGCTGCTCGTCGGTCTCAGCCTGCTGGACATCCTGCCCACGGGCGACATCGGCGACATGTCCAAAGTGGACTGGGTGACCCCGCGCATATTCGCGCTCGCCGTCATGTCGTCGGCGTTCACCGGACAGGCCATCGCGCTCGGTTTCGATCGCAGGTACGGCGTGCTCAAACGGCTCTCCGCGACGGCACTCCCCCGCTGGCTGCTCGTCGCAGGGCGACTGGTCGCCGCGCTCGTCATCGTCGCGCTCCAGGTGCTCGTGCTCGGCACCGTCGCCGCCCTGCTCGGCTGGACGCCGTCGGGAGCCGGTATCGCCTTCGCCATCGTGTTCCTGCTGGCGGGGACGCTGGCCTTCGGCGCACTCGGCGTACTGCTCGGCGGATCACTGCGCGCGGAGGCGGTACTGGCGCTGGCCAACATCGTCTGGTTCGTGCTGCTGCTCGCGGGCGGCATTCTCATGGCACCGGCCACCCTGCCGGGCGTACTCGGCGACATCGTCGTGCTGCTGCCCTCGGGCGCGCTCGCCGAGGGGCTGCGAGCCGCGCTCACCGAGGGCACCCTGCTGTGGGGACCGGTGGTCACGCTCATCGCGTGGGCCGCCGTCGCGGGCGCGATCGCCACGAGGACGACGAAGCTCACGTAG
- a CDS encoding COX15/CtaA family protein, with product MQRAFAIAAIVAQGGIGVTGSIVRVTGSGLGCPTWPQCFSGSMFPVEHPEYETLTQWIEFGNRLLTGVVGIVAALCVLAAWRIQIEYPNRKRLVKLAWTMPGGVLAQALIGGVTVLTGLLWWTVAVHFLASAVLVWLAVLLLHAFNEGDEPPRWKVGQADRNLLTMLVVAMGALLAAGTTVTGAGPHGGDPDTPRLDAPIETLTFVHGALLAVYLIVLAVLGLRWIRLGASAALWRRYTVVWAVALAQGALGSVQTALGVPESLVSFHVLGSALVIIATASLWCAARERGPVISHTRRENKPEVVAAE from the coding sequence ATGCAGCGTGCATTCGCCATCGCCGCGATCGTGGCACAGGGCGGGATCGGCGTCACCGGCTCGATCGTGCGCGTGACCGGCTCCGGCCTTGGCTGCCCTACCTGGCCGCAGTGCTTTTCCGGCAGCATGTTCCCCGTCGAGCACCCCGAATACGAGACGCTCACCCAGTGGATCGAGTTCGGCAACCGGCTACTGACCGGAGTCGTCGGCATCGTCGCGGCACTGTGCGTGCTCGCCGCGTGGCGCATCCAGATCGAGTACCCGAACCGCAAGCGGCTCGTGAAGCTCGCGTGGACGATGCCGGGCGGTGTTCTCGCGCAGGCACTGATCGGCGGCGTCACGGTGCTCACCGGGCTGCTGTGGTGGACGGTCGCCGTCCACTTCCTCGCCTCCGCCGTCCTGGTGTGGCTCGCCGTGCTGCTGCTGCACGCGTTCAACGAGGGCGACGAGCCGCCGCGCTGGAAGGTCGGCCAGGCCGACCGGAACCTGCTGACGATGCTGGTCGTCGCCATGGGCGCGCTGCTGGCGGCCGGTACCACCGTCACCGGAGCGGGACCGCACGGCGGGGACCCCGATACGCCCCGGCTCGACGCCCCCATCGAAACCCTGACCTTCGTCCACGGCGCGCTGCTCGCGGTCTACCTGATCGTGCTCGCCGTACTCGGGCTGCGCTGGATACGCCTCGGCGCCAGCGCGGCGCTGTGGCGGCGTTACACGGTCGTGTGGGCCGTGGCGCTGGCCCAGGGCGCGCTGGGCAGCGTGCAGACGGCTCTGGGAGTGCCGGAGTCGCTGGTGTCCTTCCACGTGCTCGGCTCGGCGCTCGTCATCATCGCCACCGCTTCGCTCTGGTGCGCGGCCCGGGAAAGAGGCCCCGTCATCAGTCACACCCGTCGCGAGAACAAACCCGAGGTCGTCGCCGCCGAATAG